In Arachis stenosperma cultivar V10309 chromosome 1, arast.V10309.gnm1.PFL2, whole genome shotgun sequence, one DNA window encodes the following:
- the LOC130980762 gene encoding uncharacterized protein LOC130980762 gives MVTTSDQEDEDKQSKLSQQPKDNSTEEEDRDHQEPEISQQELLKLYAPFPQLFNGAVGKRIYSRFLDLFASLHVNISFIKAIQQMPAFIKYMKELLPRKSSLKGGQTIVLNKECSALIQPELPAKRMDPGSFHIPCAIGETMFDRALCDLGASINLLPLSLVKRLQINEIMPTDVVIRLADKTQKQALGVVEYVLLKVGKYFLPTDFVILDMEESHTHSIILGRPFLATARALIDVEQGELILRIHDERLSFNIFKFSQEADQEHKEPSKDHNEMLKEEASTEAHPTYLETPLVDKQGKQQPPQLKEKFEEPKPLEGCKDNIKTPLEEEVIKSKAISKDTRKKVPRRWRNRKIPTEDFSPGDRVISAYFPDIPPNLPTVPSQLPKVFTINRVLSLEHVEIIDTTNGYKSTARGEDFKHYQPP, from the coding sequence ATGGTCACTACAAGTGATCAAGAGGATGAAGACAAGCAAAGCAAACTCTCCCAACAGCCTAAAGACAACTCAACAGAGGAGGAGGATagagatcaccaagaaccagaAATCTCACAACAAGAGTTGCTTAAGCTCTATGCACCATTTCCCCAACTGTTCAATGGTGCTGTggggaagagaatatactcaagGTTCCTAGACTTGTTTGCATCTCTGCATGTGAACATATCATTCATCAAGGCCATCCAACAAATGCCTGCATTCATCAAGTACATGAAGGAACTTCTTCCCAGGAAAAGCTCACTCAAAGGAGGCCAAACTATAGTGTTGaacaaggaatgtagtgccCTTATTCAACCTGAGTTGCCTGCAAAAAGAATggacccagggagttttcacatcccctgtgccataggagaaacaatgTTCGATAGAGCACTCTGTGATTTGGGGGCGAGCATCAACTTACTGCCATTATCCTTGGTAAAGAGGCTGCAAATCAATGAGATAATGCCCACAGATGTGGTCATCAGACTGGCTGACAAGACTCAAAAGCAAGCACTAGGAGTGGTAGAATATGTGTTGCTAAAGGTTGGGAAATACTTTCTCCCAACAGACTTTGTCATCCTGGACATGGAAGAGAGTCACACTCACTCAATCATAttgggaagacccttcctagctacagccagagcactcatagatgtggaGCAAGGGGAGCTAATATTGAGGATCCATGATGAACGACTCAGCTTTAATATCTTCAAATTCTCACAAGAAGCAGACCAAGAGCACAAGGAACCAAGCAAAGATCATAATGAGAtgttgaaggaggaagcaagcacTGAAGCACACCCAACCTATCTGGAGACCCCTTTGGTTGATAAACAAGGGAAACAACAACCACCACAGCTCAAGGAAAAGTTTGAGGAACCTAAACCTCTAGAGGGATGTAAAGACAACATCAAAACCCCCTTAGAGGAAGAAGTCATCAAGAGCAAGGCAATATCAAAAGACACAAGGAAGAAGGTACCAAGGAGGTGGAGGAACAGAAAGATTCCTACGGAAGACTTTTCTCCAGGGGATAGAGTGATCTCAGCTTACTTCCCAGATATTCCCCCTAATCTCCCTACTGTACCATCTCAGTTACCTAAGGTCTTCACAATCAACAGAGTTCTTTCCCTGGAACATGTAGAGATCATTGATACAACCAATGGATACAAGTCCACAGCAAGAGGGGAGGACTTCAAGCACTACCAACCACCCTGA